In Eucalyptus grandis isolate ANBG69807.140 chromosome 4, ASM1654582v1, whole genome shotgun sequence, the following proteins share a genomic window:
- the LOC108959010 gene encoding cysteine--tRNA ligase 2, cytoplasmic-like — translation MSKSLDDFFTIRQITEQYHPLALRHFLISVHSRSPLNYSVLQLEGASEAVYYIYQTLQDCEDSLSLFREATASEGTEPKGKAVRFLPDAEKRIKGFQKEFHDKMADDLNTSHVLTGAFQDALKFINNNTNTLKKKQQKQWQLAIIQSLTEIEKELKGILDILGLLPPITCSEIINVYNKEYESAAAFRPDVHLRVIIAWVISQLLLFGPFAMNQAANLTPFLIALPILTIYFHRFCKGRYEPAFVIYPLQEESEANVPRLKNPELEVEGSGAWVTRKSFSEIYLLYLDLKVDRCL, via the exons atgtcaaaatcacTGGATGACTTTTTTACGATTCGTCAG ATTACAGAGCAATACCATCCACTGGCTTTGAGACACTTCTTGATAAGTGTACACTCTAGATCTCCTCTCAACTATTCAGTGTTACAGTTGGAGGGTGCATCAGAGGCTGTCTATTATATATATCAG ACATTACAAGACTGTGAAGATAGTCTGTCGTTGTTCAGAGAGGCAACTGCCAGCGAGGGTACAGAACCAAAAGGCAAAGCAGTCCGGTTTCTTCCAGATGCCGAGAAACGCATCAAAGGCTTCCAGAAGGAATTTCACGACAAAATGGCCGACGActtgaacacctcacatgtgcTGACAGGTGCTTTTCAGGATGCCTTGAAGTTCATAAACAACAATACGAACACCCTCAAG AAGAAGCAGCAGAAGCAATGGCAATTGGCAATAATTCAATCCCTTACTGAGATAGAGAAAGAATTAAAGGGCATTTTAGATATTCTGGGTTTGCTGCCCCCTATCACTTGTTCTGAG ATAATAAACGTCTACAACAAGGAGTATGAAAGTGCTGCAGCATTCCGGCCTGATGTGCATCTTCGCGTTATTATTGCATGGGTCATATCACAGTTGCTTCTATTTGGACCGTTTGCTATGAATCAAGCTGCCAATTTAACTCCATTCCTCATTGCTCTTCCAATTCTCACCATCTATTTCCATAGGTTCTGCAAAGGCCGTTATGAACCTGCCTTTGTTATATATCCATTACAG gaagaaaGTGAGGCAAAT gtccctaggtTGAAGAACCCGGAGCTTGAGGTAgaagggtcaggagcatggGTGACTCGGAAGTCCTTTTCGGAGATATACCTCCTGTACTTAGATCTTAAAGTTGACCGATGTTTGTAA